One segment of Sesamum indicum cultivar Zhongzhi No. 13 linkage group LG4, S_indicum_v1.0, whole genome shotgun sequence DNA contains the following:
- the LOC105159740 gene encoding nuclear transcription factor Y subunit A-1-like, which translates to MQQQYGKRGQREFDAKGYNLCLGTGSQDRHNGIRDNFMSVNVLSRSTLGLNSVSQLNACWGNLARESQVNSGRVSGMPDAVCRQEHGSLASSIVPHAMDEHLMQETLQDQSGGSNTCSSYSYPDPCPRDSKLANARPQLICPDLHGAPHCRTASSLALTLEEPVYVNAKQYHGILRRRQLRAKAELENKVTRVRKPYLHESRHLHALRRARGCGGRFINTKKSDSTAGNATHGEAKSTGDSSLSNTLHCSRDSGYASSASSRVVKPSTSMNEFKKFSLEEMKDAEFLQWTCPKDFFLG; encoded by the exons ATGCAACAGCAGTACGGTAAAAGAGGGCAACGTGAGTTTGATGCAAAAGGCTATAACTTATGCTTAGGCACCGGTTCACAAGATAGGCATAATGGCATTCGAGACAATTTCATGTCAGTGAATGTGCTGTCAAGAAGCACATTGGGTCTGAATTCTGTTAGTCAGTTAAATGCTTGTTGGGGAAACCTAGCCCGCGAATCACAAGTAAACAGCGGACGAGTTTCTGGAATGCCAGATGCAG TGTGCAGGCAGGAGCATGGAAGTCTTGCATCATCCATAGTGCCTCATGCTATGGATGAACATTTAATGCAGGAAACTCTACAAGATCAAAGTGGTGGCTCCAAT ACATGCAGCTCTTACTCTTATCCCGATCCATGTCCGAGGGACAGCAAACTGGCTAATGCTCGTCCACAGTTG ATATGTCCAGACTTACATGGAGCTCCTCATTGTAGAACAGCTTCATCCTTAGCATTGACGTTGGAGGAGCCTGTTTATGTGAATGCCAAACAATACCATGGAATTCTGAGGCGGAGACAGCTGCGGGCAAAGGCTGAGTTGGAAAATAAAGTGACAAGAGTCAGAAAG cCTTATCTCCATGAATCTCGGCATTTGCACGCCCTGAGACGAGCCAGAGGATGCGGGGGACGTTTTATCAACACGAAGAAGTCTGATAGCACAGCCGGTAATGCTACTCATGGGGAAGCCAAAAGCACTGGGGACTCTTCTCTATCAAATACCCTCCATTGTTCACGAGATTCAGGATATGCATCCTCGGCCTCTTCCAGAGTAGTCAAGCCATCCACAAGTATGAatgaattcaagaaattttcaCTTGAAGAAATGAAGGATGCAGAATTCTTGCAATGGACCTGTCCTAAAGATTTCTTCTTGGGGTGA